In one Misgurnus anguillicaudatus chromosome 1, ASM2758022v2, whole genome shotgun sequence genomic region, the following are encoded:
- the cd9b gene encoding CD9 molecule b isoform X2, whose protein sequence is MAAGGLQCIKYLLFIFNFIFWLAGTGVLAVGLWLRFDERTKGLFTSEGSPSVFFTGVYILIAAGAVMMVVGFLGCCGAIRESSCMLGLFFVFLLIIFAAEVAAGIWGLSNQDKIVTEVQQFYTETFNNYKSTKQEALKETLRLIQYGLKCCGPSGTAFDGATETCPKKEGLENLVTTSCPEAIKDVFTSKLHIIGGVGIGIGVIMIFGMIFSMLLCCAIRRTRDIV, encoded by the exons ATGGCCGCAGGTGGACTTCAGTGTATAAAGTACTTGCTCTTTATCTTCAACTTCATCTTCTGG CTCGCAGGCACGGGAGTTTTGGCCGTCGGACTCTGGCTGCGTTTCGATGAGAGAACAAAAGGACTGTTTACTTCTGAAGGCTCCCCCTCTGTGTTTTTCACAG GGGTCTATATTCTCATCGCGGCGGGAGCGGTTATGATGGTGGTTGGGTTCCTTGGCTGCTGTGGAGCAATAAGAGAATCCTCATGCATGCTGGGACTG TTCTTTGTGTTCCTGCTCATCATATTTGCAGCAGAAGTGGCTGCAGGAATTTGGGGATTGTCCAATCAAGACAAA ATTGTGACTGAGGTTCAGCAGTTCTACACAGAGACGTTCAACAACTACAAATCCACGAAACAGGAGGCTCTGAAGGAAACGCTGCGGTTGATTCAGTATGGA TTGAAGTGCTGTGGACCATCAGGAACCGCATTCGATGGGGCCACTGAAACCTGCCCGAAAAAGGAGGGACTTGAAAACTTGGTCACCACG AGCTGCCCAGAAGCCATCAAAGATGTCTTCACCTCTAAGCTTCACATCATTGGAGGCGTTGGGATCGGCATTGGTGTGATCATG
- the cd9b gene encoding CD9 molecule b isoform X1: MMAALSGGEQCIKYLLFIFNFIFWLAGTGVLAVGLWLRFDERTKGLFTSEGSPSVFFTGVYILIAAGAVMMVVGFLGCCGAIRESSCMLGLFFVFLLIIFAAEVAAGIWGLSNQDKIVTEVQQFYTETFNNYKSTKQEALKETLRLIQYGLKCCGPSGTAFDGATETCPKKEGLENLVTTSCPEAIKDVFTSKLHIIGGVGIGIGVIMIFGMIFSMLLCCAIRRTRDIV, encoded by the exons ATGATGGCAGCTTTATCCGGTGGAGAACAGTGCATCAAATACCTCTTATTTatctttaattttatattttgg CTCGCAGGCACGGGAGTTTTGGCCGTCGGACTCTGGCTGCGTTTCGATGAGAGAACAAAAGGACTGTTTACTTCTGAAGGCTCCCCCTCTGTGTTTTTCACAG GGGTCTATATTCTCATCGCGGCGGGAGCGGTTATGATGGTGGTTGGGTTCCTTGGCTGCTGTGGAGCAATAAGAGAATCCTCATGCATGCTGGGACTG TTCTTTGTGTTCCTGCTCATCATATTTGCAGCAGAAGTGGCTGCAGGAATTTGGGGATTGTCCAATCAAGACAAA ATTGTGACTGAGGTTCAGCAGTTCTACACAGAGACGTTCAACAACTACAAATCCACGAAACAGGAGGCTCTGAAGGAAACGCTGCGGTTGATTCAGTATGGA TTGAAGTGCTGTGGACCATCAGGAACCGCATTCGATGGGGCCACTGAAACCTGCCCGAAAAAGGAGGGACTTGAAAACTTGGTCACCACG AGCTGCCCAGAAGCCATCAAAGATGTCTTCACCTCTAAGCTTCACATCATTGGAGGCGTTGGGATCGGCATTGGTGTGATCATG